The Bacteroidota bacterium sequence GAAACGTGTATCCTGGAATGACAAACCCAGGATACGATGGAGCTCATCTTCGTTGCTTTTCCACGGCCTCCCCTTAAGCAGTATCTGTCCGCAATCGGGATGCTGGATGCCCTCAATCATTTCCACCAAGGTAGTTTTCCCTGCCCCGTTGGGGCCCAGTAAAGCCACAAACTCTCCCTTTCCAATGGACAGATTAACATCTCTAACAGCTTTGACATCTTTAAAGGATTTCGAAAGCTTTCTTACTTCTATAACAGGTTCCGGCTTCATTGATTTTACTTTATTTCCATGATCTCGACAAAAATAAAATCAAAATTAAGTCATTTATGAGAACAACATCACAAAAAGCAAGAGAAATCATTGTTGTTACAGAATAAATTTCATCATATCCTGACAAAATGCAGACAACAAAAGAAGCAAAAATCTACATGTAACTTTTAAATATAAAAACCGATATTTGCATTTTATTTTAGAAATACAAAATATGAATTGGGAAAATTTTCCAGAGTCCTTGAATTGCCTGAAGGAATGTAACATTTGTCCAAGGAACTGCAAAGCCGACCGCTTTTCCGGTAAACTTGGATATTGCAAAACAAATGCAGGATTCAATATAGCTTCAATCTGTAACCACAGAGGCGAAGAGCCGGTAATAAGCGGAAAGGATGGAATCTGTAATGTATTTTTCACCCGGTGTAATTTGCAATGCATTTATTGCCAGAATTATCAGATAAGCAATAACAAAAGTTCAGAGTTTGAATATTCTCTTAGCCTGGAACAGGTGGTAAATACCATCATAAAATATTTAGAGGGAGGATGCAAAGCAGTAGGTTTCGTTTCTCCCTCGCACAACGTCCCGCAAATGGTGGCAATAGTAAAGGCTTTACATCAATTGGGGTATAAACCGATAGTCGTATACAATTCCAACGGATACGACAAAGTAGAAACCTTAAAGGATCTGGAAAATATTGTAGATATCTACCTGCCTGATTTTAAATATTACGAAAGCCAGACCGCAAAAGATTATTCTGATTGTACCGATTACCCAACCATTGCCTTGAAGGCAATCAAAGAAATGTACAGACAGAAAGGCTCTACCTTAATAGTAAATGATGAAGGCCAGGCTGAATGGGGCATGATTATCAGACATCTGGTCCTGCCCGGTCATGTCGAAGAAAGCAAAAAAGTGTTAAAGACAATAGCCGAAGAAATTTCACCTTCTATCCATCTTTCACTGATGTCGCAATATTATCCAATAGAGAATGTAAAAGACCATCCTCTGCTTGGACGGACATTGACTTCGGAAGAATACCATGAAGTTGTTCATGAAATGGAGAATTTGGGATTCTATAACGGTTGGTTACAGGAATTAGAGAGCGGAAAAAACTATCAACCGGATTTCAGAAAAGAACATCCCTTTGAATACAATGTAAAGGGATAATGAATTATAAATTCTGCTAAAGATTTTAAAAAAAATATCCATGAGTAATTGCCCATGGATCTTTTTTTGAAGACTAGTCATTAGTCAAATATCATATAACACCTTCGTCAAGCATGGCATTGGCCACTTTAAGGAATCCGGCGATATTGGCACCTTTCACATAATCAATATATCCGTCGGGACGGCGGCCAAACTTTACACAGGCTTCATGAATATTCCTCATAATCAAATGAAGTTTTGTATCCACTTCTTCCCTGGTCCAGTTCAACTTCATGGCATTCTGCGACATTTCAAGTCCGGATGTTGCAACGCCGCCGGCGTTTGCAGCTTTACCCGGTGCAAAAAGAAGTTTATTTTCCTGGATAACTTCTATAGCCTCCGGGGTAGAAGGCATATTGGCAGCCTCGCAAACACAGACGCAGCCATTTTTCACCAGGTTAAAGGCATCTTCCTTGTTAAGCTCATTCTGAGTAGCGCATGGCAAGGCAATGTCGCATTTCACTTCCCAGGGATGTTTCCCGGGATGAAACTCTGCATTTTTATACTCGAAAGAATACGGCTTAACAATATCGTCATTGGTAGAACGTAATTCCAGCATGTAGTCAATTTTATCACCTGAAATCCCGTCAGGATCATAAATATAGCCATCGGGTCCGGAAAGGGTAACCACTTTCCCCCCAAATTCAGTAACTTTTCTAACTGCGCCCCAGGCCACATTTCCAAAGCCTGAAACAGCTACGGTTTTTCCTTTTATGTCTATATTGCGGGTAGCCAGCATTTCACGGGTAAAATAAGCAACGCCAAAACCCGTTGCTTCAGGTCGAACCAGGCTGCCTCCCCAGTTGATTCCTTTTCCGGTCAATACTCCGTTATGTTCACCGGCTAATTTTTTATACATGCCAAACAAATAACCTATTTCACGCCCTCCGACACCAATATCACCGGCCGGGACATCCGTTTCAGGACCGATCAATTTCCAGAGTCCCAGCATGAAAGATTGACAGAAACGCATGACTTCCGTATCAGATTTGCCTTTAGGATCAAAATCCGAGCCCCCTTTGGCTCCCCCCATGGGCAGGGTAGTCAGACTGTTCTTAAATATCTGTTCGAAACCCAAAAATTTCAAAATACTCAGATTAACACTGGGGTGAAAACGCAATCCCCCCTTATAGGGGCCTAAGGCATTATTAA is a genomic window containing:
- a CDS encoding radical SAM protein, producing MNWENFPESLNCLKECNICPRNCKADRFSGKLGYCKTNAGFNIASICNHRGEEPVISGKDGICNVFFTRCNLQCIYCQNYQISNNKSSEFEYSLSLEQVVNTIIKYLEGGCKAVGFVSPSHNVPQMVAIVKALHQLGYKPIVVYNSNGYDKVETLKDLENIVDIYLPDFKYYESQTAKDYSDCTDYPTIALKAIKEMYRQKGSTLIVNDEGQAEWGMIIRHLVLPGHVEESKKVLKTIAEEISPSIHLSLMSQYYPIENVKDHPLLGRTLTSEEYHEVVHEMENLGFYNGWLQELESGKNYQPDFRKEHPFEYNVKG
- the gdhA gene encoding NADP-specific glutamate dehydrogenase; protein product: MNVEKVINDLERKHPGEMEYLQAVREVLDSIADVYNENPQFESACIIERLVEPDRILTFKVPWVDDNGKTHVNLGYRVQFNNALGPYKGGLRFHPSVNLSILKFLGFEQIFKNSLTTLPMGGAKGGSDFDPKGKSDTEVMRFCQSFMLGLWKLIGPETDVPAGDIGVGGREIGYLFGMYKKLAGEHNGVLTGKGINWGGSLVRPEATGFGVAYFTREMLATRNIDIKGKTVAVSGFGNVAWGAVRKVTEFGGKVVTLSGPDGYIYDPDGISGDKIDYMLELRSTNDDIVKPYSFEYKNAEFHPGKHPWEVKCDIALPCATQNELNKEDAFNLVKNGCVCVCEAANMPSTPEAIEVIQENKLLFAPGKAANAGGVATSGLEMSQNAMKLNWTREEVDTKLHLIMRNIHEACVKFGRRPDGYIDYVKGANIAGFLKVANAMLDEGVI